One genomic segment of Desulfocapsa sulfexigens DSM 10523 includes these proteins:
- the glpQ gene encoding glycerophosphodiester phosphodiesterase, which produces MRYLLLLLKRSGFFLILTGLVFPSSPATAKLVIAQGGASGYLMEHSLPAIAMAIVMDTDIVKIDTVLSADNEVIVAGSPRIQHNTNVGEIFPDRKRDDGQFYALDLTLEEIRQLTLRDPAGRFPEDLQLRLTIPTLEEVLSLVEALNKSLEKNTRIAIELKQTWLHRKEGRDLSSPVLRILQQYGYSSPDDTLLLMSYDAAELSRIKKELLPEMGMDVKLVQLIESNEGQENMTEEWGEWNSYNYDWMFSKSGLRSLTSSVAAIGLPKHMLADSEGKLLLDDFVKNAQQLGTMIFTFPIEKDTAKRVPFVQNFNEELEFFYFTVGVDGVITAFCKNSLEYLKNREAKPATILPLDEAEVVPPSVEIISGDPLQLTSPLESQFKE; this is translated from the coding sequence ATGCGATATCTATTACTTCTCTTAAAACGATCTGGATTTTTCCTTATCCTCACTGGCCTTGTTTTTCCGTCATCACCCGCGACAGCCAAGCTTGTGATCGCACAGGGTGGAGCTTCCGGCTACCTCATGGAACACAGCCTGCCGGCAATAGCTATGGCTATAGTGATGGACACGGATATTGTCAAGATTGACACAGTCCTCAGCGCAGACAATGAGGTTATTGTTGCTGGCTCTCCCAGAATACAACATAATACCAATGTTGGTGAAATTTTTCCTGATCGTAAGCGGGACGATGGACAGTTTTACGCCCTCGACCTTACTCTTGAAGAAATTCGTCAACTGACTCTGCGCGATCCTGCGGGACGTTTTCCCGAAGACCTGCAGCTACGTCTCACCATCCCAACCCTTGAAGAGGTATTGTCCCTCGTCGAGGCACTGAACAAAAGCCTGGAAAAAAACACTCGCATTGCCATTGAACTCAAGCAGACCTGGCTGCACCGCAAAGAAGGCAGGGATCTCAGCAGCCCTGTACTTCGTATCCTTCAGCAATATGGCTACAGTAGCCCTGACGACACTCTTCTTCTAATGTCCTACGATGCCGCCGAGCTCAGTCGCATAAAAAAAGAGCTTCTCCCTGAAATGGGGATGGATGTCAAGCTGGTGCAACTCATTGAATCAAATGAAGGACAGGAAAATATGACCGAGGAGTGGGGAGAGTGGAACAGTTATAACTACGACTGGATGTTTTCTAAATCTGGCCTCCGTTCACTCACCAGTTCCGTGGCCGCCATAGGCCTGCCCAAACATATGCTGGCAGATTCTGAGGGGAAACTGTTACTTGATGATTTTGTAAAAAATGCCCAGCAGCTTGGAACCATGATCTTCACCTTTCCAATTGAAAAAGATACTGCAAAAAGAGTCCCCTTCGTCCAGAATTTTAATGAAGAACTGGAATTTTTCTATTTCACAGTGGGAGTTGATGGAGTCATTACCGCCTTCTGTAAAAATAGTCTTGAATATCTGAAGAATAGAGAGGCAAAACCTGCCACCATCCTGCCACTGGACGAGGCAGAGGTCGTCCCCCCATCCGTGGAAATCATCTCAGGAGATCCCCTGCAACTCACCAGTCCGTTAGAATCTCAATTCAAGGAATAA
- the sucC gene encoding ADP-forming succinate--CoA ligase subunit beta produces the protein MKIHEYQAKELFRTYGIPVPEGKICTVREDISSLLEGITMPVAVKAQILAGGRGKGGGVVLARTVAEAQKAAERILGMQLVTKQTGAEGTEVKTILFEQGVNIAKELYLSILVDRDRSGIVIIASRDGGMEIETVAAETPERIITVHVNPLLGLQGYQIRELIFGLEIAPAVTKCFSSIIRKLFTLFIQSDCSLVEINPLVITGENTVIALDAKMDIDSNSLFRHPDILAMHDSSEEDEFEATAASHGLNYIRLNGTIGSMVNGAGLAMATMDLIKQAGLEPANFLDVGGGASAEMVENGFRIILSDPKIRGIFINIFGGILRCDILAEGVVAAARKIGLSLPVVVRMEGTNVEAGRRILAESGLSLSNAKDLNHAAELLAAI, from the coding sequence ATGAAAATTCACGAATACCAAGCAAAAGAGCTCTTCCGCACATATGGCATTCCTGTTCCTGAAGGAAAAATCTGTACTGTCAGAGAAGACATCTCCTCTCTTCTGGAAGGAATAACAATGCCCGTCGCAGTCAAGGCACAAATTCTTGCAGGAGGCCGTGGCAAGGGGGGGGGTGTTGTTCTTGCCAGGACAGTTGCCGAAGCGCAAAAAGCTGCGGAAAGAATCCTTGGTATGCAGCTTGTTACCAAACAGACCGGGGCAGAAGGAACAGAAGTCAAAACCATCCTCTTTGAACAGGGAGTAAATATTGCCAAAGAACTCTATCTCTCAATACTCGTTGATCGTGACCGTTCTGGAATTGTTATCATTGCGAGTCGTGACGGGGGAATGGAAATTGAAACGGTGGCAGCAGAAACTCCGGAGCGCATTATTACGGTGCACGTAAACCCTCTGCTCGGCCTGCAGGGCTACCAGATACGGGAACTGATCTTCGGTCTTGAAATAGCTCCTGCTGTGACTAAATGCTTTAGCAGTATCATCAGAAAACTCTTTACCCTGTTTATACAAAGCGACTGCTCCCTCGTTGAGATCAACCCACTGGTTATCACCGGAGAAAATACCGTGATTGCACTTGACGCCAAAATGGACATTGATTCCAACAGTCTTTTTCGCCATCCCGATATCCTTGCCATGCATGACAGTAGCGAAGAGGACGAGTTCGAAGCAACAGCAGCAAGTCACGGTTTGAACTATATCCGACTGAATGGCACCATCGGCAGTATGGTCAATGGAGCTGGCCTCGCCATGGCCACAATGGACCTGATCAAGCAGGCTGGCCTTGAGCCGGCAAACTTCCTGGATGTCGGAGGTGGTGCCAGCGCTGAAATGGTAGAGAATGGTTTTCGCATTATCCTGAGCGACCCCAAGATTCGCGGCATTTTTATCAACATCTTCGGCGGTATTCTCCGTTGTGATATCCTCGCAGAAGGTGTTGTGGCAGCGGCCAGGAAAATTGGCCTCTCCCTTCCTGTTGTGGTTCGTATGGAAGGAACCAATGTGGAAGCAGGGCGAAGAATTCTTGCTGAATCTGGCCTGTCTCTGAGCAACGCAAAAGACCTTAATCACGCCGCAGAATTATTGGCGGCCATATAA
- a CDS encoding propionyl-CoA synthetase, whose product MGQFNTLFRQSIEQPEEFWANAAEGIDWIKKWDKVLDASNPPSYRWFRGAELNTCYNAVDRHVEAGRGEQTAIIYDSPVTDTIRKISYRELQTEVAKFAGALKSQGVTKGDTVIIYMPMIPEAAVAMLACARLGAVHSVVFGGFAASELAIRIDHAQPKVLVTASGAVEGKKIIAYKPLVDRAIEQSDHKPEKCIVFQRDIITAEMQEGRDLDWQELTATSEPADCVAVAATDPLYILYTSGTTGMPKGVMRDNGGHAVAIHWSMKNIYNIETGDVFWSASDVGWVVGHSYIIYGPLLKGATTIIYEGKPIGTPDAGAFWRVISEHKVKVLFTAPTAFRAIKKMDPTGSLLGQYDMSSFEALYLAGERLDPDTYHWASDLLKVPVIDHWWQTETGWSIVANCRGIEEMEVKAGSPTLPVPGYDVRIVNDDGKELPAGEEGNIVIKLPLPPGTLAALWRNEERFISSYMKTFPGFYETSDGGYIDKDGYVFVMGRMDDVINIAGHRLSTGAMEEVIATHPDVAECAVIGTDDQLKGQLPLGLFVLKAGVERKVDEIQNDLVKMVRNEIGPIACLRETTMVERLPKTRSGKILRGTMRSIANGKPYNMPSTIDDPTSLEEITGALGNMGYPKQ is encoded by the coding sequence ATGGGACAATTCAACACATTATTCCGACAAAGCATTGAACAACCTGAAGAATTCTGGGCAAACGCAGCAGAAGGTATAGACTGGATCAAAAAATGGGACAAAGTACTCGACGCTTCAAACCCTCCATCGTATCGCTGGTTTCGAGGCGCAGAACTCAACACCTGTTACAATGCCGTTGATCGCCATGTCGAAGCTGGTCGCGGCGAACAAACCGCTATTATCTACGATTCTCCTGTAACAGATACCATCCGCAAAATCTCCTACAGGGAACTGCAGACCGAGGTTGCTAAATTTGCAGGTGCCTTAAAAAGCCAGGGGGTGACTAAAGGTGATACGGTTATCATCTACATGCCCATGATTCCAGAAGCCGCGGTTGCCATGCTGGCTTGCGCCAGGCTTGGGGCCGTCCATTCCGTTGTCTTTGGCGGTTTTGCCGCAAGTGAATTGGCCATACGGATAGACCATGCCCAGCCTAAAGTTCTGGTTACAGCATCGGGAGCCGTGGAAGGAAAAAAAATAATCGCCTACAAACCATTGGTGGATAGAGCTATTGAACAGTCCGACCATAAACCGGAAAAATGTATTGTTTTTCAGCGCGACATCATCACTGCCGAGATGCAGGAAGGAAGAGACCTGGACTGGCAGGAACTCACAGCCACAAGTGAGCCCGCTGACTGTGTCGCTGTCGCTGCAACAGACCCGCTCTATATCCTCTACACCTCTGGCACCACTGGAATGCCAAAGGGTGTAATGCGTGATAATGGAGGCCATGCCGTCGCCATTCACTGGTCCATGAAAAACATCTATAATATTGAAACCGGCGATGTCTTCTGGTCAGCGTCAGATGTTGGCTGGGTGGTAGGCCATTCTTACATTATTTACGGACCACTGCTCAAGGGTGCCACCACCATTATCTATGAAGGAAAGCCCATTGGAACCCCCGATGCCGGTGCCTTTTGGCGGGTTATTTCAGAGCATAAGGTGAAAGTACTTTTCACTGCGCCCACAGCATTCCGCGCCATTAAAAAGATGGACCCCACCGGTTCCTTACTTGGTCAGTACGACATGAGTTCTTTCGAAGCCCTCTACCTTGCTGGAGAACGTCTTGATCCAGACACCTACCACTGGGCGTCGGATCTCCTCAAGGTACCCGTTATTGATCACTGGTGGCAAACGGAAACGGGCTGGTCCATTGTTGCCAACTGTCGTGGCATTGAAGAGATGGAGGTCAAGGCAGGGTCCCCCACCCTACCCGTCCCCGGCTATGATGTACGGATAGTTAACGACGACGGTAAGGAACTTCCAGCAGGAGAGGAAGGTAACATTGTTATCAAGCTGCCACTTCCTCCCGGAACCCTTGCCGCTCTGTGGCGAAATGAAGAGCGTTTTATTTCCTCCTACATGAAAACCTTCCCCGGATTCTACGAGACCAGTGATGGTGGCTACATCGACAAGGATGGCTATGTTTTCGTTATGGGCCGTATGGATGATGTCATTAATATTGCCGGGCATCGTCTATCCACCGGGGCCATGGAAGAAGTTATTGCCACCCACCCTGATGTTGCAGAATGTGCGGTCATCGGGACCGATGACCAACTCAAGGGACAACTTCCACTGGGCCTTTTTGTTCTGAAAGCCGGGGTCGAACGTAAGGTTGATGAAATCCAGAACGATCTGGTAAAAATGGTTCGCAATGAGATTGGCCCCATCGCCTGCCTCCGTGAAACCACTATGGTGGAGAGACTTCCAAAAACACGCTCAGGTAAAATTCTTCGCGGCACCATGCGTTCCATTGCCAATGGCAAGCCATACAACATGCCCTCTACCATAGATGACCCGACAAGCCTCGAGGAAATCACCGGGGCCTTGGGGAATATGGGTTATCCAAAACAATAA
- a CDS encoding TetR/AcrR family transcriptional regulator, producing the protein MTINSDFHDRLGATILEVFSESDFHAVAIRDIARKAGVSFATIYKHYGNKEGLVFAFVDIWMGRLTDRIIDHLQGMANLKEKLRKIFWLQLDYYEKHNEFAKIIFMTLPMKTWMADESFEQRRMFNLLMDVLRQGQEEGLLNPDIDTRILLDFMLGFVQRSFIMWVQRGQKESLADQTDVMFKMIWRGIVTPERIH; encoded by the coding sequence GTGACAATCAATTCAGACTTCCATGACCGTTTGGGCGCTACCATATTAGAGGTATTTTCCGAATCTGATTTCCATGCGGTGGCCATCAGAGATATTGCCCGGAAAGCCGGGGTCAGTTTTGCTACAATATACAAGCATTACGGCAATAAAGAGGGGCTTGTTTTTGCCTTCGTAGATATCTGGATGGGGAGGCTCACCGACAGGATTATCGATCACCTCCAGGGTATGGCTAACCTGAAAGAAAAGCTCCGGAAAATTTTCTGGCTCCAGCTTGATTACTATGAAAAACATAATGAATTTGCGAAAATAATCTTTATGACGCTTCCCATGAAAACATGGATGGCCGACGAAAGTTTTGAACAACGCAGAATGTTCAACCTTCTTATGGATGTCCTCAGACAGGGCCAGGAAGAAGGGCTACTGAACCCCGACATCGATACCAGAATCCTGCTTGATTTCATGCTCGGCTTTGTACAACGGAGTTTCATTATGTGGGTACAGCGGGGACAAAAAGAAAGCTTAGCCGACCAGACAGACGTAATGTTTAAAATGATCTGGCGTGGAATTGTAACACCTGAGAGAATACATTAA
- a CDS encoding DHH family phosphoesterase, whose product MSTLREYLFSSKATKDTARRVVMGNEAADLDSMVSSIAFGYLLSLQDAARVVLPVMPIYRADFVLRPEAVYLFEKAGIELDDIVFFDEVDFDILMEEGAGLVLVDHNKLGPEFAHYSSSVVGVVDHHKDEGLYGDAEPRIIQTTGSTTSLVAMEFEKKGVAFSEALAVLLGGTVLLDTVNLSRKVGRVTDLDVTVANILLPLCPLSRDELFANIQQAKFDIRGFSTVDLLRKDYKEFHFTTVRCGIASVVLPVSRWKQMDGDLFSAFVNFAADRKLDVLLSMNAFRDPGFGRDLVVYCSTEKAYDALLSYLHRISLKLSPCEDVGKRVNTKGVIGCFHQGNLDISRKKLQPLLAQLYSQNVSPGS is encoded by the coding sequence TTGAGCACTCTCCGAGAATATCTTTTTTCCTCGAAAGCAACAAAAGACACTGCCAGGCGTGTTGTTATGGGTAATGAGGCAGCCGATCTTGATTCAATGGTTTCGTCCATTGCCTTTGGGTATCTGCTGAGTCTGCAGGATGCTGCCAGGGTGGTATTGCCTGTTATGCCAATTTACCGCGCAGATTTTGTACTGCGCCCTGAAGCGGTATATCTCTTCGAGAAGGCCGGTATTGAACTGGATGATATCGTTTTTTTTGATGAGGTCGATTTCGATATACTGATGGAAGAAGGGGCGGGGCTAGTTCTTGTTGACCATAACAAACTCGGGCCTGAGTTCGCACACTATAGTTCAAGTGTGGTTGGAGTTGTGGATCATCACAAAGATGAAGGACTCTATGGTGACGCAGAGCCTCGAATTATACAAACCACAGGATCGACCACGTCTCTTGTGGCAATGGAATTTGAAAAGAAAGGAGTGGCCTTTTCAGAGGCTCTTGCTGTTCTTCTTGGTGGCACAGTTTTACTCGATACGGTGAACCTTTCCCGAAAGGTCGGGCGGGTAACCGACCTTGATGTAACAGTTGCAAACATTCTTCTTCCCCTTTGTCCTCTGTCAAGGGATGAGCTTTTCGCTAACATCCAGCAAGCAAAATTTGATATCAGAGGATTCTCAACCGTTGATCTGTTACGCAAAGATTATAAGGAATTTCATTTTACAACGGTGAGATGCGGGATTGCTTCTGTTGTGTTACCAGTGAGTCGGTGGAAACAAATGGACGGGGACCTCTTTTCAGCTTTTGTGAACTTTGCGGCGGACCGTAAGCTTGACGTGCTCCTTTCCATGAACGCCTTCCGTGATCCAGGTTTCGGCAGAGACCTTGTAGTCTACTGCTCAACAGAAAAGGCATATGATGCCCTGTTGTCATACTTACACAGGATATCACTGAAACTAAGCCCATGTGAGGATGTCGGTAAGCGAGTGAATACAAAGGGTGTTATAGGCTGCTTCCATCAGGGAAATCTTGATATATCACGGAAGAAGCTTCAGCCACTCCTTGCTCAACTTTACAGCCAAAATGTTTCTCCAGGTAGTTAG
- a CDS encoding bifunctional diguanylate cyclase/phosphohydrolase has product MSSDKKQSILFVDSDPVAHKSVQEVLKDFDLDVVVARSTAEVSELVLVYDFALILLSVTPSDTTPFDTARALGKNEKTWYVPIIFQTTPEAIGELLEQGYAAGGVDFLHKPFRPEVLRAKVKVFLELDARQRQLAFATATIQQQNLKLEERAIRDSLTGLYNHNYLQEQLGREVSIARRYNTPLSVFLLDLDFFKDVNDSCGHPFGDFVLKEFSRRVEGSLRESDIFGRYGGEEFLVILPSVDREQAAVVAEKIRKNTGTTVFSNDKYERYVTVSIGVYSGFGEETDASRLIIDFVDNALYQAKAEGRNRVCHYRGPRGGTAGMDEHISDVIGSDQQNHLNATIEKSRAMTLASFEAMVHAQTREYELLAARNSFFIKVLDGLAERLNLPDQLIHSFRRAIKLHDLFRCYIHDSSLKTEGALSEEQEEMLFDQPLMLRELTNMFDFFASERVILYSHHEHYDGTGYPDGLTGDEIPMAARIFALVDSFVAMVTPASGKEGMTREQAEAEMKKYSGRQFDPFLVGMLMQSIDTSDFFKDKEDAVDAAEI; this is encoded by the coding sequence ATGAGCAGTGATAAAAAACAATCCATACTCTTTGTTGACAGTGACCCTGTCGCTCATAAGAGTGTTCAGGAAGTACTGAAGGACTTTGATTTGGATGTGGTGGTCGCCAGATCCACTGCCGAGGTCTCGGAACTGGTCCTCGTTTATGATTTTGCACTTATCCTTCTGAGTGTTACTCCCTCTGATACTACTCCGTTTGATACTGCCAGGGCCCTTGGTAAGAATGAAAAAACCTGGTATGTCCCGATAATTTTTCAGACAACACCTGAGGCAATTGGTGAATTGCTTGAACAGGGCTATGCTGCTGGTGGTGTTGATTTCCTCCATAAACCATTCCGACCGGAAGTTTTGCGGGCAAAGGTCAAAGTTTTCCTTGAGCTCGATGCCCGGCAGCGTCAACTTGCCTTTGCAACTGCGACAATCCAGCAACAAAACCTGAAACTTGAAGAACGGGCTATTCGTGATAGTCTGACCGGCCTCTATAATCATAATTACCTGCAGGAGCAGTTAGGAAGGGAGGTGTCAATTGCAAGGCGTTATAACACTCCCCTTTCTGTTTTTCTGCTTGATCTTGATTTTTTTAAAGATGTAAACGACAGTTGTGGCCATCCTTTCGGTGATTTTGTTCTTAAAGAGTTCTCCCGGAGAGTTGAGGGGAGTCTCAGGGAATCTGATATCTTCGGTCGCTATGGAGGTGAAGAGTTCCTGGTTATCCTTCCCAGTGTTGACAGGGAACAGGCGGCCGTTGTTGCAGAAAAGATTAGAAAAAACACAGGTACCACTGTTTTCTCCAATGATAAATATGAGCGTTACGTAACCGTTTCCATCGGAGTCTATTCCGGGTTTGGTGAAGAGACTGATGCGTCCAGGCTTATAATAGATTTTGTAGATAATGCTCTGTACCAGGCAAAAGCAGAAGGCCGGAACAGGGTTTGTCATTATAGGGGGCCAAGGGGCGGTACCGCTGGTATGGACGAACATATCAGTGATGTTATAGGATCTGATCAGCAGAACCATCTTAACGCCACTATTGAAAAATCCCGTGCCATGACTCTTGCCTCTTTTGAGGCGATGGTGCATGCTCAGACCCGTGAGTATGAGCTGCTAGCAGCCCGGAATTCATTTTTTATCAAAGTACTGGATGGACTTGCAGAAAGACTTAACCTGCCAGATCAACTTATCCATTCATTCCGCCGTGCCATAAAGCTTCATGATCTTTTTCGCTGTTATATCCATGACTCTTCCCTGAAGACGGAGGGAGCATTAAGTGAGGAGCAGGAAGAAATGCTGTTTGATCAGCCACTGATGTTGCGAGAACTGACAAATATGTTTGATTTTTTTGCTTCCGAACGGGTTATTCTCTACTCTCACCACGAGCATTACGATGGTACGGGGTACCCTGATGGGCTGACGGGGGATGAAATTCCAATGGCCGCAAGGATTTTTGCCTTGGTGGATTCTTTTGTCGCCATGGTCACTCCAGCATCTGGAAAAGAAGGCATGACCAGGGAGCAGGCTGAGGCTGAAATGAAGAAGTATTCCGGGAGGCAGTTTGATCCATTTCTGGTGGGCATGTTGATGCAAAGTATTGATACTAGCGATTTTTTTAAGGATAAGGAGGATGCTGTCGATGCTGCAGAGATCTAG
- a CDS encoding HDOD domain-containing protein — protein MLQRSSHQSCPLHKRVSSSVEAFAPLPSVAMKVMSVVADPETTAKELETVLQGDISLVTAVLKLANSAFYGLRRQVISLRHALLLLGRSEVQGLVLSRVMFQAFKVPKGLQKDVMAGVWRHSLECALAAEYVAEQCGEEGSVYFLGGMLHDIGKLLILQQFSTEIEDLEHYSRLAKKEGVEVETALLGCGHNELGSQLLHRWMFPTLLVEMVQSHHDYDEIRVYERPVQVLIIADLLSRWAVLKNLEGDSEEQRDSLSVLLQRCGAESKIIPDKTILAEMESGFRQRLQERKELLEMLML, from the coding sequence ATGCTGCAGAGATCTAGTCATCAGTCATGCCCTCTTCACAAACGGGTGTCCTCCTCTGTTGAGGCCTTCGCACCTCTGCCATCTGTGGCCATGAAGGTCATGAGTGTGGTGGCAGATCCTGAAACCACAGCGAAGGAGCTTGAAACGGTCCTTCAGGGGGATATCTCTCTTGTTACTGCTGTTTTGAAACTCGCCAATTCTGCTTTTTATGGACTGAGGCGTCAGGTGATATCCTTGAGACACGCTCTTCTCCTTCTTGGGAGGAGCGAAGTTCAAGGACTGGTGCTCTCTCGAGTCATGTTCCAGGCGTTTAAAGTTCCAAAGGGGCTGCAGAAAGATGTAATGGCTGGAGTGTGGAGACATTCTCTTGAGTGTGCCCTGGCAGCCGAATATGTTGCTGAACAGTGTGGTGAGGAGGGATCTGTTTATTTTCTTGGAGGGATGCTTCATGATATTGGTAAGCTTCTTATTCTGCAACAGTTCTCAACCGAAATCGAAGATCTGGAACATTATAGCCGACTTGCTAAAAAGGAGGGGGTTGAGGTTGAGACTGCCCTTTTGGGCTGTGGTCATAATGAACTTGGTTCTCAGCTTCTTCACCGCTGGATGTTTCCAACACTTTTGGTGGAGATGGTGCAGAGCCATCATGACTATGACGAAATTAGAGTGTATGAGCGGCCTGTACAGGTTTTGATTATTGCTGACCTGCTGAGTCGCTGGGCTGTTTTAAAGAACCTGGAAGGGGATAGTGAGGAGCAGCGAGATTCGCTCTCTGTGCTGCTGCAACGTTGTGGCGCAGAATCCAAAATCATTCCGGATAAAACCATCCTGGCTGAAATGGAGAGTGGATTCAGACAAAGGCTTCAGGAAAGGAAGGAGCTTTTGGAGATGCTGATGTTGTAA
- a CDS encoding RrF2 family transcriptional regulator: MRLTRAGEYAVRCMMYLSHKGKGVQVSKQEIAERADIPPHFLAKIAQDLARANMIEIKQGSKGGYSLLKDPAEISLLEVVEIMIGEIFLNDCVARPVSCRVSKSCSVHRVWERARNQLRETLAGVSLAELSENDSCVPLFPVHN; encoded by the coding sequence ATGAGATTGACACGAGCTGGAGAATATGCGGTCAGATGCATGATGTATCTGTCGCACAAAGGAAAGGGGGTTCAGGTTTCCAAGCAGGAGATTGCTGAGCGTGCTGACATCCCTCCTCATTTTCTGGCGAAGATAGCACAGGATCTTGCCCGGGCGAATATGATAGAGATCAAGCAGGGATCGAAGGGCGGATACAGTCTGCTCAAGGACCCGGCTGAGATTTCATTGCTTGAGGTTGTGGAGATCATGATTGGTGAAATTTTTCTCAATGATTGTGTCGCTCGTCCAGTGTCCTGTAGGGTAAGTAAAAGTTGCAGTGTTCATAGAGTTTGGGAGCGTGCGAGGAACCAGCTGCGTGAGACCCTGGCGGGAGTCAGTCTGGCTGAATTGTCTGAAAACGATTCTTGTGTTCCGCTCTTTCCTGTGCATAATTAA
- a CDS encoding DUF4492 domain-containing protein, with product MIEKSAKVFSFYRDGFAQMTVGKTLWKIIFIKLLVMFAVLKLFFFPNYLNTNFETDEQRGDYVLEQLIRPVTNTN from the coding sequence ATGATTGAAAAATCAGCAAAGGTGTTCAGTTTCTATCGTGATGGTTTTGCACAGATGACGGTGGGGAAGACCCTGTGGAAGATTATTTTTATAAAGCTTCTTGTCATGTTTGCAGTACTCAAGCTGTTCTTTTTTCCAAATTATTTAAACACCAATTTTGAGACAGATGAACAACGTGGTGATTATGTCCTGGAGCAACTGATCAGGCCAGTCACTAATACTAACTAA
- a CDS encoding cytochrome ubiquinol oxidase subunit I: MIDVDPSLVNWSRAQFAFTAMYHWIFVPLTLGLSFLCAFYETIYLKTGNEEWKKITRFWMTLFGINFAIGVATGIILEFEFGTNWSNYSWMVGDIFGAPLAVEGIFAFFMEASFFAVMFFGWNRVSKGFHCFSTWMVAIGSNLSAVWILVANGWMQNPVGMAFNADTARFEMQSFADVVFNPVAVSKFTHTSSSGFVMASAFVLTISCWYLIKGRHVEMAKKSIVVASVFGLVASVFVAFTGDEAAYEVAQKQPMKLAAMEGLYKGERGAGLVAMGIVNSAKDPGDVQDPFLFEVKIPQLLSLLANREAGSFVPGIDDLVFGNTEENIMGVNTMMEKGKVALADLAEFKEARKNKSEDVAAAALERFKVNEEFMGYGYLSTPEEAVPPVSTVFYNFHIMAILGSMFPVIFGAFLFFSLKGTVTEKRWLLPVGLFTGLLAFLAGQAGWVTAEVGRQPWAIQGLMPVKVATTNLSVTSVQITFAMFAVVFTLLLIAEISIMLKQIAIGPEVH, from the coding sequence ATGATTGATGTGGATCCCAGTTTGGTGAACTGGTCAAGGGCGCAATTTGCGTTCACGGCCATGTATCATTGGATTTTTGTACCATTGACACTTGGATTGTCATTTCTCTGCGCCTTTTATGAGACTATCTATCTCAAAACAGGAAATGAAGAGTGGAAAAAAATTACCCGTTTCTGGATGACGCTTTTTGGTATAAACTTCGCCATCGGCGTTGCGACTGGTATCATTCTTGAATTTGAGTTTGGGACTAACTGGTCCAATTATTCCTGGATGGTCGGTGATATCTTTGGTGCACCACTGGCCGTTGAAGGTATTTTTGCCTTTTTTATGGAAGCAAGTTTTTTTGCCGTTATGTTTTTTGGCTGGAACAGAGTCTCTAAAGGTTTTCACTGTTTTTCCACCTGGATGGTAGCCATTGGTTCTAACCTGTCTGCAGTTTGGATTCTTGTTGCAAATGGCTGGATGCAGAATCCAGTAGGTATGGCCTTCAATGCTGATACTGCACGTTTTGAAATGCAGAGTTTTGCCGATGTAGTCTTTAATCCCGTGGCGGTTTCCAAGTTCACCCATACCTCTTCGTCAGGATTTGTTATGGCTTCAGCCTTTGTACTGACAATTTCCTGTTGGTATCTGATCAAAGGCAGACACGTTGAGATGGCGAAAAAATCCATCGTGGTTGCTTCAGTCTTTGGTCTGGTTGCTTCTGTTTTTGTAGCCTTTACCGGTGATGAGGCGGCGTATGAAGTTGCTCAGAAACAGCCAATGAAGCTTGCTGCCATGGAGGGACTGTACAAGGGTGAAAGGGGTGCCGGACTCGTGGCCATGGGTATTGTCAACTCGGCAAAAGATCCAGGCGATGTCCAGGATCCATTTCTCTTCGAGGTCAAGATTCCGCAGCTTCTATCGCTCCTTGCCAACCGTGAAGCAGGATCTTTTGTCCCCGGTATCGATGATCTGGTCTTTGGGAATACGGAAGAAAACATTATGGGAGTGAACACCATGATGGAAAAAGGAAAGGTTGCCCTTGCCGATCTTGCCGAATTCAAAGAGGCCAGGAAAAACAAATCAGAGGATGTTGCAGCAGCAGCCCTTGAGCGGTTTAAAGTTAATGAGGAGTTTATGGGCTACGGGTATCTGAGCACCCCGGAGGAGGCTGTTCCTCCAGTATCCACAGTGTTTTATAACTTTCACATTATGGCTATTTTAGGTTCCATGTTTCCTGTGATCTTCGGGGCCTTTCTTTTCTTCTCTCTAAAGGGAACTGTAACAGAGAAACGATGGCTGCTTCCTGTTGGCCTGTTTACAGGACTCCTTGCTTTCCTGGCAGGACAGGCTGGCTGGGTTACAGCTGAAGTCGGTCGGCAGCCCTGGGCTATTCAGGGACTTATGCCGGTGAAGGTTGCGACAACGAATCTGTCTGTTACTTCAGTTCAGATTACGTTTGCAATGTTTGCAGTGGTTTTTACCCTGCTGCTGATTGCTGAAATATCGATCATGCTGAAACAGATCGCCATTGGACCGGAGGTACACTGA